In Corvus moneduloides isolate bCorMon1 chromosome 3, bCorMon1.pri, whole genome shotgun sequence, one DNA window encodes the following:
- the GJB7 gene encoding gap junction beta-7 protein isoform X2, which yields MSWAFLRDLLSGVNKYSTGIGRIWVAVVFMFRLLVYVAAAENIWKHEHDEFECNIKQPGCENVCFDHFFPVSQIRLWALQLIMVSTPSLLVVFHVAYRENREKHHNQKLYRNPGKIDGGLLCTYLISLILKTGLEIVFLVLFYKLYNGFKIPRLVKCDIKPCPNTVDCYISKPTEKMIFLYFLVATSCLCIVLNLSELSYLIFKYSIKCYLKRQMKKQQGSKSDCCESELISKRQRSAKGAYATNRAQPPSLAVRSQSHFPFRKCLVYLVFNGMA from the exons atgagctgGGCATTCCTACGTGATCTGCTGAGCGGAGTGAATAAATACTCAACAGGAATTGGAAGAATTTGGGTAGCTGTTGTGTTCATGTTCCGCTTACTGGTTTATGTTGCTGCCGCAGAAAACATCTGGAAACATGAACATGATGAATTTGAGTGCAATATCAAGCAGCCTGGTTGTGAAAATGTCTGCTTTGACCATTTCTTCCCTGTCTCCCAGATCAGACTTTGGGCTTTGCAATTAATCATGGTCTCCACCCCTTCACTCTTGGTTGTCTTTCATGTTGCTTACAGAGAGAACAGAGAGAAACACCACAACCAGAAACTTTACAGAAATCCAGGAAAGATAGATGGTGGATTGCTGTGCACTTACCTAATCAgcctcattttaaaaacaggacttgaaatagtttttcttgttctgttttatAAGTTGTACAATGGATTCAAAATACCACGTCTTGTGAAATGTGACATAAAACCATGTCCCAATACTGTAGACTGTTATATTTCCAAGCCCACAGAGAAGATGattttcctctattttctgGTGGCAACTTCATGCCTGTGCATAGTGTTAAATCTAAGTGAACTGAGTTATCTGATTTTCAAATACTCCATAAAATGCTACCTGAAGAGACAGATGAAGAAACAGCAAGGCTCAAAAAGCGATTGCTGCGAATCAGAACTCATCAG CAAGAGGCAGAGGAGCGCAAAGGGAGCCTATGCCACCAACAGAGCACAACCACCGAGTTTAGCTGTAAGATCACAATCTCACTTCCCTTTCAGAAAGTGCCTtgtttatttagtttttaatgGTATGGCATAA
- the GJB7 gene encoding gap junction beta-7 protein isoform X1, with the protein MSWAFLRDLLSGVNKYSTGIGRIWVAVVFMFRLLVYVAAAENIWKHEHDEFECNIKQPGCENVCFDHFFPVSQIRLWALQLIMVSTPSLLVVFHVAYRENREKHHNQKLYRNPGKIDGGLLCTYLISLILKTGLEIVFLVLFYKLYNGFKIPRLVKCDIKPCPNTVDCYISKPTEKMIFLYFLVATSCLCIVLNLSELSYLIFKYSIKCYLKRQMKKQQGSKSDCCESELIRYNRAAAAGLCHNSSSSLPLNMQDEHEKHSPLT; encoded by the coding sequence atgagctgGGCATTCCTACGTGATCTGCTGAGCGGAGTGAATAAATACTCAACAGGAATTGGAAGAATTTGGGTAGCTGTTGTGTTCATGTTCCGCTTACTGGTTTATGTTGCTGCCGCAGAAAACATCTGGAAACATGAACATGATGAATTTGAGTGCAATATCAAGCAGCCTGGTTGTGAAAATGTCTGCTTTGACCATTTCTTCCCTGTCTCCCAGATCAGACTTTGGGCTTTGCAATTAATCATGGTCTCCACCCCTTCACTCTTGGTTGTCTTTCATGTTGCTTACAGAGAGAACAGAGAGAAACACCACAACCAGAAACTTTACAGAAATCCAGGAAAGATAGATGGTGGATTGCTGTGCACTTACCTAATCAgcctcattttaaaaacaggacttgaaatagtttttcttgttctgttttatAAGTTGTACAATGGATTCAAAATACCACGTCTTGTGAAATGTGACATAAAACCATGTCCCAATACTGTAGACTGTTATATTTCCAAGCCCACAGAGAAGATGattttcctctattttctgGTGGCAACTTCATGCCTGTGCATAGTGTTAAATCTAAGTGAACTGAGTTATCTGATTTTCAAATACTCCATAAAATGCTACCTGAAGAGACAGATGAAGAAACAGCAAGGCTCAAAAAGCGATTGCTGCGAATCAGAACTCATCAGGTacaacagagcagcagctgcaggactATGCCACAACAGCTCATCATCTTTGCCTCTGAATATGCAAGATGAACATGAAAAACATTCCCCGCTGACTTGA